GGCGAGGACCCGGTGGCGCTGCGCGACCGGACCCCGGTCCAGATCCGCCTCCTCGTCGAACAGGGGTTCCTCGAACCGGCTCGGTGACCCACCCGCACCGGCGAGGGGCCCGCCCGGGCTTCCGCACCCGGTGACGATTTCCTGACCGTCCGGTGACCGTACCGGTACCCCGCCCGGCGCCCGTTCCCGTGACGTACGGGGCGCATTCGCACCACTGGGACGGCTGTGTCCCCTCTGGCTGGATTGGTCCGCAAAAGGGCTCCTGTCAGTGGTGCGTGCGAAGCTATTTTCAAGAGACGGATTCGACGTGTCCTCGGGGGAGGCACGCGCTGTCTCGGGGATCGGGGGATCGCGATGGCGGGGGATACGCCGGAGCAGGGCCAGGGAAGGATCATCAACGACCGGTACCGCCTGCTGCGCACCCTGGGCGCGGGCGGCATGGGCCGGGTCTGGCTCGCGTACGACGAGGAGTTGGCCTGCGAGGTCTCCATGAAGGAGATCTCCCTGCCCGATGTCCCGATGGACGCGACCGAGCCCGCCCAGCGCATCGCCCGGGCCCGCAGCGAGGCCCGGCACGCCGCGCGGCTGCGCGGCCACCCCCATGTGGCCACGGTCCACGACGTGGTGCTCCACGAGGGGCTGCCGTGGATCGTCATGGAGTACGTGCCGGACGCGATCGACCTCCAGGCGGTCGTCCGGCAGCGGGGCCCGCTCCCGCCCGAGCAGGTCGCCCGGATCGGGCTCGCCGTCCTCGACGCGCTCACGGCGGGCCACCGCATCGGCATACTCCACCGGGACGTCAAACCGGCCAACATCCTGCTCGCGGCCGACGCCTCGGGCGACCCGTACGCGCGCGTGCTGCTCACCGACTACGGCATCGCGCTCCAGCCGGAGTCCCGCGAGCCCCGGCTCACCGCCACCGCCGGCATCCTCGGTACGCCCGGCTATCTGGCGCCCGAGCGGGCGCGGGGCGAGCCGCCGACCCCGGCCGCCGACCTGTTCTCGCTCGGCGCCACGCTGTACGCGGCGGTCGAGGGCCGCGGCCCCTTCGACCGGCGCGGCGAGTACGCGACGCTCACGGCGCTGCTCGGCGAGGAGCCGACACCGCCCGCCCGCGCCGGTGAACTGGCCCCCGTCCTGCACGGGTTGCTCATCAAGGACCCCGTGCGCCGGCTCTCGCCGGAGGCCGTGGCGCGCGGCCTGGAGCGGGTGACCGCCTCGGGCGGCGGGTCGATCCCGCCGGGCTGGGGAGCCACCCCCGCGTCGGCCCCCGGCGCCTTCGGACCGGCCGCCGGCACTCCGGGTACGCCCGGGGCCCCCGCCACACCCGGCACGCCCGGTGCACCTCCGGGGTACGTGGCGAGCGCGCCGCCCGGTTACGTGGCCGCCGGGCAGCACGGCCTCGGGGAGGCGCCGAACACGCCGGGCCCGCCCCACACGCCGTACACCCCGGGGGCCCCGCACACACCCGGCGCGCCCTCGGGGCCGAACACCCCGAACACTCCCGCGGGCGGCCCGCCCACACCGGGCGCGACGCCGGGCGGCCCCGCGCCGTACGACCCGTGGCAGCAGGGACAGGAGCACGGTCCCTACGGCAGCTACAACCCGTACGGGGGCGGGTCCACGCCCTACGGGAGCCCGGCGTACGGCGGCGGAGGCGCCCGGACGCCCGGGTACGGCGCCACCGTGGGCAACCAGCCGCCGTATACGACCAACCCGTCGACACCGTACGGCGGTGGCGGCGCCCCGCCGCCGGGGAACGCGGGGTTCCCGACCATCACCGCCGGAAGCCCGCCGCCACCCGGCGGGCCGAAGCGGAAGACGCCC
This genomic stretch from Streptomyces deccanensis harbors:
- a CDS encoding serine/threonine-protein kinase; its protein translation is MAGDTPEQGQGRIINDRYRLLRTLGAGGMGRVWLAYDEELACEVSMKEISLPDVPMDATEPAQRIARARSEARHAARLRGHPHVATVHDVVLHEGLPWIVMEYVPDAIDLQAVVRQRGPLPPEQVARIGLAVLDALTAGHRIGILHRDVKPANILLAADASGDPYARVLLTDYGIALQPESREPRLTATAGILGTPGYLAPERARGEPPTPAADLFSLGATLYAAVEGRGPFDRRGEYATLTALLGEEPTPPARAGELAPVLHGLLIKDPVRRLSPEAVARGLERVTASGGGSIPPGWGATPASAPGAFGPAAGTPGTPGAPATPGTPGAPPGYVASAPPGYVAAGQHGLGEAPNTPGPPHTPYTPGAPHTPGAPSGPNTPNTPAGGPPTPGATPGGPAPYDPWQQGQEHGPYGSYNPYGGGSTPYGSPAYGGGGARTPGYGATVGNQPPYTTNPSTPYGGGGAPPPGNAGFPTITAGSPPPPGGPKRKTPAAAVVAIVVAVLLVAGGGTWAAVNLTGGPDPKPSDTPGALASPPKSEYPYGKRAALKQALEVGDCVKAVWTGTAFDSVPDLGVVDCDEDWPDGQVVAIETASDAADAKASGAQRCASQADPMAEALPDADVYALVPTAEGFTAAKGGTACLVLGKHVPIGGEVGRLRDVGMNLWPTQMAVGDCWDYTTREDEGYDAPLTDCAEAHTDQVVGSVQAPDNMTFDGALAEGGKLCTNRFESSWAPGADLIVSGWVSAEEEWKKGFNKVVCTVRNADASQTTGKIPTPGSV